In Burkholderia sp. GAS332, one DNA window encodes the following:
- a CDS encoding lactoylglutathione lyase, whose protein sequence is MAKIIHSMIRVHDLDRSLQFYKDALGLSTSHRLDFPDFSLVYLRNEENDFEIELTWNKGREPAYTHGDGYGHVAVAVADLESEHERMAGLGINPTAVKEFKRGDEMLARFFFIQDPDGYKIEVLERSGHYV, encoded by the coding sequence TTGGCCAAGATCATTCACTCCATGATCCGTGTTCACGACCTTGACCGGTCGTTGCAGTTCTACAAGGATGCGCTCGGACTCTCGACCAGCCACCGCCTGGACTTCCCTGACTTTTCGCTTGTGTATCTGCGCAACGAAGAGAACGACTTCGAGATCGAGCTCACGTGGAACAAGGGTCGCGAGCCAGCCTACACGCATGGCGATGGCTACGGGCACGTCGCGGTCGCCGTAGCAGACCTCGAATCTGAGCACGAGCGGATGGCGGGACTGGGCATCAATCCGACCGCGGTGAAGGAATTCAAACGTGGCGACGAGATGCTCGCGCGCTTTTTCTTCATCCAGGACCCTGACGGCTACAAGATCGAGGTGCTGGAGCGCTCAGGGCATTACGTGTGA
- a CDS encoding Acyl dehydratase translates to MTQETLYFDDLKVGDTFTTGSHEVSAADIKRFATEFDPQPFHLDDEAARGTMFGGLAASGWHTAAITMRLLVSSGPKLANGVLGAGAEIEWKMPTRPGDVLHVESEVAELTPSRSRTDRGMLVLRSRTINQHGDVVQSLSAKLIVARRPA, encoded by the coding sequence ATGACTCAGGAAACGCTCTATTTCGACGACCTCAAGGTCGGCGACACCTTCACCACCGGTTCGCATGAAGTCAGCGCTGCCGATATCAAACGGTTCGCCACAGAGTTCGATCCGCAGCCGTTCCATCTCGACGATGAAGCCGCGCGCGGCACGATGTTCGGCGGGCTCGCCGCGAGCGGCTGGCATACCGCAGCGATCACGATGCGTCTGCTCGTCTCCAGTGGCCCGAAGCTGGCCAACGGCGTGCTCGGTGCCGGCGCCGAGATCGAATGGAAGATGCCGACGCGCCCCGGCGACGTGCTGCATGTCGAAAGCGAAGTCGCGGAGCTGACTCCGTCGCGCTCGCGCACCGATCGCGGCATGCTGGTGCTGCGCTCCAGAACGATCAATCAGCATGGCGACGTCGTGCAGAGCCTGAGCGCAAAGCTGATCGTCGCGCGCCGGCCCGCGTAA
- a CDS encoding Sugar phosphate permease, translating into MSALFETEAFEADTDSRRLLRKAYLTSEWRIIPLLFGLWMLAWVDRANVAFAKLQMLSDLHFSETAYGLGAGLFFLGYVFFSVPSSIVQQRIGARLVISMIAIGWGVASVAMMFVKSVGMFYVIRFLLGVFEAGFYPGVILYFNQWFPTKRRTRNFSIFHSAAVCSTVAVSLSGGFVLEHMSGMWGLAGWRWMFLLQAVPTVLLGGVALFVLPDGPATARWLSDAERRLIQDDFARDRNHAVPPAQGSSPLMANPMLWLLAGIYFCILAANTALGFFTPTILREAGFGGYSAIGNAVAAICVLGAIGNIAFSTFASRYRDVRWHCAIAALVTLTSVLILVFVWHSSRPATFATLVFGIAGTGAGVSLFWQLPARFMRENTLAFGVPLISSVANIAGFLTPWMTGYLRDATGSYASGFIAAAGVEVIAVVALIIGIPLVARKQQSVRESCSRCS; encoded by the coding sequence ATGAGTGCGTTGTTCGAAACAGAAGCGTTTGAGGCAGACACCGACTCGCGCCGGTTGTTGCGCAAGGCCTATTTGACTTCTGAGTGGCGAATCATCCCGCTTCTGTTTGGCTTATGGATGCTCGCGTGGGTGGACAGGGCGAACGTGGCGTTTGCAAAGCTGCAAATGCTCTCGGACCTGCATTTTAGCGAAACGGCATACGGTCTTGGAGCGGGGCTGTTTTTCCTCGGATATGTCTTTTTTTCTGTTCCAAGTTCGATCGTTCAGCAACGCATTGGTGCAAGACTGGTCATATCGATGATTGCCATCGGCTGGGGCGTAGCTAGTGTCGCCATGATGTTCGTCAAATCTGTTGGAATGTTTTATGTCATCCGCTTTCTGCTTGGCGTCTTCGAGGCAGGGTTCTACCCAGGCGTCATTCTATATTTCAACCAGTGGTTTCCAACGAAGCGGCGCACGCGAAATTTCAGCATTTTCCATTCCGCGGCAGTTTGCTCGACAGTCGCTGTCAGCTTGAGTGGCGGTTTCGTGCTCGAGCACATGAGCGGTATGTGGGGGTTGGCTGGATGGCGATGGATGTTTCTCTTGCAAGCCGTTCCGACGGTTCTGCTCGGAGGTGTGGCGCTCTTTGTCCTTCCGGATGGGCCCGCTACTGCACGTTGGCTTTCGGACGCCGAGCGACGTCTTATTCAGGACGACTTCGCGCGGGACCGGAATCATGCTGTACCACCCGCGCAAGGCTCGTCTCCCCTGATGGCCAACCCGATGCTCTGGCTGCTCGCGGGAATCTATTTCTGCATCCTGGCTGCTAATACCGCCTTAGGCTTCTTTACACCGACGATCCTGCGCGAAGCTGGCTTCGGAGGCTATAGCGCGATAGGCAACGCGGTTGCTGCGATATGTGTGCTGGGTGCAATCGGCAACATTGCGTTCTCTACATTCGCGAGCCGTTATCGAGACGTTCGGTGGCACTGCGCAATCGCTGCGCTGGTCACGCTCACAAGTGTCCTGATATTGGTTTTCGTCTGGCATAGCAGCCGGCCGGCCACGTTTGCGACGCTGGTGTTCGGGATAGCCGGGACCGGTGCTGGGGTCTCGCTCTTCTGGCAACTCCCTGCGCGTTTCATGCGCGAAAATACCCTTGCATTCGGTGTGCCGCTCATCAGCTCTGTGGCCAACATTGCAGGATTTTTGACGCCCTGGATGACGGGGTATCTTCGCGATGCAACGGGTAGCTATGCCAGTGGTTTTATTGCCGCAGCAGGGGTTGAGGTCATTGCTGTAGTCGCACTCATCATCGGCATTCCGCTAGTCGCTCGCAAACAGCAGTCCGTACGTGAGAGCTGTTCCAGATGCAGCTGA
- a CDS encoding Enoyl-CoA hydratase/carnithine racemase, whose amino-acid sequence MPHLTVSFDDCLATIVLDRPPQNRIDDRMVDELAAAVTAIERSDARAVLVRSEGENFSFGGDIMTWPDASVRELRARFAHYMSVFNRFEHLPLPVVAAVQGLCFGGGLELALRADVIFAAESATFGHPEQTLGIVTVLGGIYRVAERAGRSRASEWALTSEKVPAATMERNGIVNHVVADADLLKESVDFARKVARGPTRAYAAHKALLRAWAVGGVAAADEAMFDIAMPLFDTDDARRGLHSAVDALNAGRPRPAMDFNGH is encoded by the coding sequence ATGCCTCACCTGACTGTCAGCTTCGACGACTGCCTCGCGACGATCGTCCTCGACCGCCCTCCGCAGAATCGCATCGACGACCGGATGGTCGACGAACTGGCCGCGGCCGTCACCGCGATCGAGCGCAGCGACGCGCGCGCGGTGCTCGTGCGCAGCGAAGGCGAAAACTTCTCGTTCGGCGGCGACATCATGACCTGGCCCGATGCAAGCGTGCGCGAACTGCGTGCCCGCTTCGCCCATTACATGTCCGTGTTCAATCGCTTCGAGCACCTTCCGCTGCCGGTCGTCGCCGCGGTGCAGGGTCTGTGTTTCGGCGGTGGCCTCGAACTTGCGCTGCGCGCGGACGTGATCTTCGCGGCCGAATCCGCGACGTTTGGGCATCCCGAACAGACGCTCGGGATCGTCACCGTGCTCGGCGGCATCTACCGGGTCGCCGAGCGCGCGGGCCGCTCACGCGCGTCCGAGTGGGCACTGACGTCGGAGAAGGTCCCTGCCGCGACGATGGAACGCAACGGTATCGTGAACCACGTGGTCGCCGACGCTGACCTGCTGAAGGAATCAGTCGATTTTGCGCGCAAGGTCGCACGCGGCCCCACTCGGGCCTATGCCGCGCATAAGGCGTTGCTGCGCGCATGGGCGGTCGGCGGCGTCGCCGCCGCGGACGAAGCGATGTTCGACATCGCAATGCCGCTGTTCGACACCGACGACGCGCGGCGCGGGCTCCACTCCGCGGTCGATGCGCTGAACGCGGGCCGCCCGCGCCCGGCGATGGATTTCAACGGGCACTAG
- a CDS encoding DNA-binding transcriptional regulator, LysR family, translating to MDRIAAMNAFVRVVEAGTFVKAADTLDLPKATVTRLIQNLEADLQVRLLHRTTRSVTVTPEGAIYYERVVRLLADLADIESTTTHAQRKPSGGIHVDVPTAIGTLVLVPALADFYRAYPDIGIDLDLGNRRTDLMTEGIDCAIRAGEVDEQFLVARQIGSFSFTTCATPAFLDAHGTPASPDQLRDLPTVGMTPSRGGRALSFQFSHNDQTGDLALNHRLVVDDTNAYLAAGLASLGIIQAPTYSVRDAIAAGTLAPLLEEWQPQATPVHVIYAPNRYLSAKVRVFIDWIIELFEQNEHLRRR from the coding sequence ATGGACCGCATTGCAGCAATGAACGCCTTCGTCCGCGTGGTCGAAGCCGGGACCTTCGTGAAGGCGGCCGACACCCTCGACCTGCCGAAGGCGACGGTGACGCGGCTCATCCAGAACCTCGAGGCAGATCTGCAGGTTCGCCTACTGCACCGCACGACGCGCTCCGTGACAGTCACACCGGAAGGAGCGATCTACTACGAGCGCGTCGTGCGCCTGCTCGCGGACCTCGCGGACATCGAATCGACCACCACGCACGCGCAGAGGAAACCCTCGGGCGGGATCCACGTCGATGTCCCGACTGCCATCGGTACGCTCGTGCTAGTGCCCGCACTCGCGGACTTCTACCGTGCCTATCCGGATATCGGAATCGACCTCGACCTCGGCAACAGGCGCACCGACCTGATGACCGAGGGCATCGACTGCGCGATCCGCGCCGGCGAGGTCGACGAGCAGTTCCTGGTCGCGCGGCAGATCGGCAGCTTTAGCTTCACGACGTGCGCAACGCCCGCTTTTCTCGACGCGCACGGCACGCCTGCATCGCCGGACCAGTTACGCGATCTGCCGACCGTCGGCATGACCCCGTCGCGCGGCGGCCGGGCGCTGTCGTTCCAGTTCTCCCACAATGATCAGACAGGCGATCTCGCGCTGAATCACCGGCTCGTCGTGGATGATACGAATGCGTATCTGGCCGCGGGCCTCGCGAGCCTCGGGATCATCCAGGCACCGACATACTCGGTGCGCGACGCGATCGCCGCCGGCACACTCGCGCCGCTGCTCGAGGAATGGCAGCCGCAGGCCACCCCCGTGCACGTGATCTACGCGCCAAACCGCTACCTGAGCGCCAAAGTGCGGGTTTTCATCGACTGGATCATCGAGTTGTTCGAGCAGAACGAACACCTGAGACGCCGGTGA
- a CDS encoding transcriptional regulator, AraC family, translating to MEEAPRLEADLQNAFTEWSIDGVPTNDRTDAWQDVLSHSYREWQVPQRLPATFYASVKQHDFAGAGIVETICDPCIGQRTRAQVRHDDDLYVGVQLTTGGRERFRIGDSGVEVTSGDLVVWTTDQEVQFEVLERLHKVTLMIPWSLMRERLPERKQPPSGGKIESRTGVGSLLAVHLLALSNQIDSLDQRVQASVSRSTLELLGIALSGQQPSATFDASAAMLRRVKDFILQHLHEEDLNPTRIAEANNISLRYLHMLFQRSEMTVSGFILDSRLHVCKEALIDPAFQRLQISEIAFRWGFNSLSHFCRTFRQRYGASPGDVRRAAPSGTAGSGADVV from the coding sequence ATGGAAGAGGCGCCGAGATTGGAGGCAGACTTGCAAAACGCTTTCACCGAATGGTCGATCGATGGGGTTCCCACGAACGATCGCACGGACGCCTGGCAGGATGTGCTGAGTCACAGCTACAGGGAGTGGCAGGTTCCGCAACGGTTGCCTGCGACGTTCTATGCGAGTGTGAAGCAGCACGACTTTGCCGGCGCCGGGATTGTTGAAACGATCTGTGACCCTTGCATCGGCCAACGGACACGCGCTCAGGTACGGCATGACGATGATCTGTATGTGGGTGTCCAGCTGACCACGGGCGGCCGTGAGCGCTTCAGGATTGGCGATTCCGGGGTGGAGGTGACATCGGGCGACCTCGTTGTATGGACGACCGATCAGGAGGTGCAGTTCGAAGTGCTTGAGCGGCTGCACAAGGTAACGCTGATGATCCCCTGGTCATTGATGCGGGAGCGTTTGCCGGAGCGGAAGCAGCCACCGTCGGGCGGCAAGATCGAAAGCCGTACGGGCGTCGGCTCGTTGCTGGCGGTCCACCTGCTGGCATTGTCGAACCAGATCGACAGCCTCGACCAGCGTGTTCAGGCTTCTGTGAGCCGGTCCACGCTCGAACTTCTTGGCATTGCCCTCTCGGGCCAGCAGCCCTCGGCGACGTTCGATGCGAGTGCGGCGATGCTGCGGCGCGTGAAGGATTTCATCCTGCAGCATCTTCATGAAGAGGATCTGAATCCCACACGCATCGCAGAGGCGAACAACATTTCGCTGCGCTACCTGCATATGCTGTTCCAGCGCAGCGAGATGACCGTCTCCGGATTCATCCTGGACAGTCGTCTGCATGTATGCAAAGAGGCGCTGATTGATCCCGCCTTTCAGCGCCTGCAAATTTCCGAGATCGCGTTCCGCTGGGGCTTCAATTCGCTAAGCCATTTCTGCCGGACCTTCCGGCAGCGGTATGGCGCCTCCCCCGGCGACGTGCGCCGCGCAGCACCGAGTGGCACTGCGGGCTCGGGCGCGGACGTTGTCTGA